TTCCAACATCGTAATGCTGTTGTATTGCTTGATGCGAAGCCCCAGGAGTCAGAGTATTTGCAGTTGTCATGGCGTTTATTATTGTTACTAATTAATATTTTTGGACAAAAACCTAGAGAGTAACTTTGAGTTTTGTTGTGCCTGATGCTAAACGTTGTGACAAAACTTCGATACTAGGTAAGTCATATAATAAAGTTGGTGATAAATCCTGCTCAATTAAACTCTCTAAATGAGAAATTAAACTTACTGATGATAATGAATCTAAACCGTATTCATTAAAACGAGCTTTAGTGTTAACCTCATATGGCTCAACTTCTAAAAGTTCCGCAATGTAACCAACTATCGATTCTTGAATTACCTCTGCATTCAGAGTAGTTTTTTGATAGTGTAGTGAATCATTGGTGATAGTACTGATGATTTTCATCTTAAAAACCTTATTGAGTATCAGTAGGATTGCTTTGATACTTTACAGATTAGAGATAAATCGGGGAGAACTAGGGGAGAAATACCAAGTCTAACTAGAAAATTTTCTCTTTAGGGTTTAAAGCGTTAGAATACTGTACGGTGAAATTACTGCATTTAAGATGAGTTCAATGCCTCAAGTTGAGTTTCATCCATGCTTATCTCCAGAATGCCTCCAGCTTCAACAAGTGATTGACAACGAGGCAACCTATGCTGATGACACTTTGGATCTCGCTACAGCATTCTTAATAATCAAAGATATAAACACAAATACGAGTTTGCAGGAAATATCAAATCCAGTTGTCCTTGCTAGATTGTTTTTTGATAGCCTTAGTGAACCTTATAGCCGCTATTTATCTAAGAATTATTTAACTCAAACTTGGGATAGATTAGGCTTTCAAGAGGCTGAGGGCAGAATAGTAAAGTTATTGACTCAAGGTGCGATGGCAGAACCTCCCATCTTCGATAACATTGAGCAAGCACTCAAATTTACCCAGAAACTATTCCAATGTATTGGAGAACCCTCTCATTTCTTAGCTAATGTGAAGTGGCGCACAAAGTTTCCACCAGAATTAAATCAGGATTACCGAGTCATTGCAGAAGCCACGAGTTTTTCTGTATTCAATATCGGTAATTGCTGGGATGAAGGAGTAATATTGATGTCATCAACGCGAATAGGGGCGCTATGGTTTCTCGGTTATGATTAGGCATTCAATCAAGTTAACTATATGATCTGCGATCGCACGCTTTTTGATTGCATCATTTCTGATGTAGGTTGATTCACATCCCAAGCTAAACCTAGACGTTGCAAGATCGCAATTACCCAATAGCCAATATCAATTTGCCACCATTGCAACCCAAACTTAGCTGAGTTTTGAAAAGCATGATGGTTATTGTGCCAAGATTCGCCAAAAGTAGGTAAAGCCAGCCAAAGATTATTTGTACTTTTATCTTTAGTATCAAAACTACGAGTACCGTAAAGATGGCAAATAGAGTTAATACACCAAGTCGTTTGCTGTCCTAAATACAGGCGAATAACTCCACCCCACAAAAAACCATGCCAAGCACTAATCCAATTACCTGTAAGACTAAATGCTACAACCGCAGGAAAAACCAACCCCAAAATTACCCAAACAAAATACAGTTGGTTAACCTTGCAAATTGTTTTGTCCCGTAGCAGTTCCGGTGCATAGTAAAGCGGGTTGGGATAATCGTAGCTAATTTTCCACCACAGATGAGCGTGCCAAAATCCATAAAGCTGATTGCACCACCCTGTACCGTGTAAATGAGGAGAATGGGTGTCCCCAAACTCATCGCTATAGCGATGGTGGTGTCTGTGGTTAGCAACCCAAGAAAGAACAGGGCCTTCTGCACCTGTGGAACCAAGAATTACTAGCAAAATCCGAAGAGCTGGGTGTGCTTGAAACGCTCGATGAGTGAAGTAGCGGTGATAGCCAACAGTAATTCCTACAGAGGTGAGAAACCACATCCCTAGAAAAACAGCGGTATCAACTATACTGATGGGCTTGCCCCATAAACAGGCGATCGCTACAATAAACCCAACCAAAGGTAGAACGTCGCACAATAAAAAATGACGCTTTTGCAACAACCTAATGTAGCTGTTGCTCATAGTTTTCTTTTTTAATAACTCATTGGCACGACTAATTGATGCGGATTCAACGCTAAAACTGGCTTCCATATTTAAACCTTTTTATCTTTCTTCTTTATGGTTCTGCGTCACTGCGTGATCCTAATTCATACTTTCACTGAGCAACGGCATTTTGAATTTGTTCACACTTTGACTCTGCTCTAAACTAGGCAAAATCTCTAATTTCTGAGCTAAAAACTGCTCTCGGCAAACATAGCGCTGAATTTTACCACTAGAAGTTTTGGGAAGAGTAGCTGTCTTAATCAAAGCTACAGTATGAATCTGTAACTCATGCTGCTCCAAAACCGCTTGCCGAATTTTCCCCACCACTTCTGCAACGTTGAGGTGACGCAGGTATTGTCGCTCAACTTCTTGCACAATTACCAGTCGCACTCCATCTTCGCGGTTGATCGTAAAAGCAGCACCACAGCCAAGTCTCAGGGATGGATGAGCTTGAGCAACGGTTAATTCAATATCGTGGGGGTAATAATTGCGTCCCCGAATAATGATTAAATCTTTGAGACGACCTGTAACAAATAGTTCGTCCTGATCTAAAAAGCCTAAATCTCCTGTCCTTAAAAATGGCCCTTGTTGGCTATCTGCTAAGTATGCTTGGAAAGAATCCTTTGTTGCTTGCGGATTATTCCAATACCCTTGAGCAACACTAGCACCTGACACCCAAATTTCTCCCACTTCATTGGGTAGACATGGCGTTAAAGTCTCTGGGTTGGCAATTACAACTTGTAGGCTTGATAGGGATTGACCACAACTGACAAGATCTTGACTGCCAATATGATTGTTGTTAGGAATAACTTGATGCTGTTTTAAAGCATTCTCCTCTACGGTTTTCACAATCGGTAAAGCCGTTTTATCTCCTCCCGCAATGATCAAGGTAGTTTCTGCCATCCCATAGCATGGATAAAAAGCTTCTCGACGGAAGCCACAAGGCGCAAATAAGGTAGCAAACTGCTCCATTGTTTCCGCACGCACAGGTTCCGCACCATTGAAAGCGACTTCCCAACTGCTCAAATCGAGAGTTGCGCGTTGTTCTTCGGTAATCTTACGCACACATAAATCATAAGCAAAGTTAGGGCCACCACTGGTAGTTGCTTGGTAACGCGAAATCGCTTGCAACCAGTAAAAAGGCTTTTGCAGGAAAATCATCGGGGGCATGAGGACGACCGGAAAACCACCGTAAAGTGGTTGTAAAACTCCGCCAATCAAACCCATGTCATGGTAAGGAGGTAGCCAAATTACACCTCGGCTATCCGATGAATGCTGAAATGCTTGATAAATTAAAGATAAATTGTGCAGTAAATTACCGTGAGTAATCATGACACCTTTTGGTGTCGAGGTTGAGCCGGAAGTGTACTGTAAAAATGCGAGGGTATCACTGCTGATTTTGACTTTTTGCCAATCCTGCGCCCAGTTGTAATCTAGGTTGTCGGTAGCTTGCCATTGTAAAGTCTGTAAATCTGAAAATAATTCTAATTGTGGTTGAATGTGGGCTAAAACTGCTTGAGTAGTAAGCGCAATCTTAGCTTTGGCATCAGCAGCGATCGCTTGTAGTCGTGAGGCAGATTGATTGGGACGGGGAGGATAAGCTGGAACCGCAACTGCACCCGCATACAAACATCCAAAAAAAGCAGCAGCAAACTCTAATCCAGGCGGAAAAAGTAA
This Oculatellaceae cyanobacterium DNA region includes the following protein-coding sequences:
- a CDS encoding acyl carrier protein; this encodes MKIISTITNDSLHYQKTTLNAEVIQESIVGYIAELLEVEPYEVNTKARFNEYGLDSLSSVSLISHLESLIEQDLSPTLLYDLPSIEVLSQRLASGTTKLKVTL
- a CDS encoding acyl-CoA desaturase, with protein sequence MEASFSVESASISRANELLKKKTMSNSYIRLLQKRHFLLCDVLPLVGFIVAIACLWGKPISIVDTAVFLGMWFLTSVGITVGYHRYFTHRAFQAHPALRILLVILGSTGAEGPVLSWVANHRHHHRYSDEFGDTHSPHLHGTGWCNQLYGFWHAHLWWKISYDYPNPLYYAPELLRDKTICKVNQLYFVWVILGLVFPAVVAFSLTGNWISAWHGFLWGGVIRLYLGQQTTWCINSICHLYGTRSFDTKDKSTNNLWLALPTFGESWHNNHHAFQNSAKFGLQWWQIDIGYWVIAILQRLGLAWDVNQPTSEMMQSKSVRSQII
- a CDS encoding fatty acyl-AMP ligase, with the protein product MIHTPIDSSVTTLVKLLEYRAIHQPQQTAYTFLADGVSEDSSFTYGELHQKAQAIASYLQSQKAFQERVLLLFPPGLEFAAAFFGCLYAGAVAVPAYPPRPNQSASRLQAIAADAKAKIALTTQAVLAHIQPQLELFSDLQTLQWQATDNLDYNWAQDWQKVKISSDTLAFLQYTSGSTSTPKGVMITHGNLLHNLSLIYQAFQHSSDSRGVIWLPPYHDMGLIGGVLQPLYGGFPVVLMPPMIFLQKPFYWLQAISRYQATTSGGPNFAYDLCVRKITEEQRATLDLSSWEVAFNGAEPVRAETMEQFATLFAPCGFRREAFYPCYGMAETTLIIAGGDKTALPIVKTVEENALKQHQVIPNNNHIGSQDLVSCGQSLSSLQVVIANPETLTPCLPNEVGEIWVSGASVAQGYWNNPQATKDSFQAYLADSQQGPFLRTGDLGFLDQDELFVTGRLKDLIIIRGRNYYPHDIELTVAQAHPSLRLGCGAAFTINREDGVRLVIVQEVERQYLRHLNVAEVVGKIRQAVLEQHELQIHTVALIKTATLPKTSSGKIQRYVCREQFLAQKLEILPSLEQSQSVNKFKMPLLSESMN